The Anopheles stephensi strain Indian unplaced genomic scaffold, UCI_ANSTEP_V1.0 ucontig5, whole genome shotgun sequence DNA window GTTTACACAAACTTGCGCTCGCTCGCACCAAACTGCACAATTCGCACAGATAAGCGACGATACTAGTGTGCTTTAAAAACGCGCTCGATTGGACGGATTCCTCCCACAGACTCGCATCACCCGCAAGACAGTGCATCGACGAAACcaaagacaaagaaaaaaaaagcgatggCAGGCCAACATTCAACGGCTTTCTTCCGCTGGTTTGCTGCGCTATGGCTCGGCATGATTGCCACCGTTAGCGGGCACGGCATGGTGCTGGATCCGATCGCGCGTGCATCTCGCTGGCGTTGCAATCCGCTCGCCCTGCCCAACTACACCGACAACGAGCTGTTCTGTGGCGGGTTTCAGGTACAGTGGGGCACGTACGGTGGCCAGTGCGGAGTGTGCGGCGATAGCTATGGAGATCCGCAGCCCCGCCGCCACGAGCTCGGTGGCATGTACGGGCAGGGCGATATTGTGCGGCAGTACGCGCAGGGTAGCGTGATCGAGGCGAGAATCCGGCTGACGGCAAACCATCGAGGATACTTTTACTTCGATCTGTGCGATCTGTCCTCGAACGGTGGTACCGAGGATGAGGCCTGCTTTGGCCGCAATCCACTGTACTTGGTGGACGGCAGCCGGAACTGGAGTTTGCCTTCCACCGCGACTGGCGAGTATCGCGTCAGCTTGAAGCTGCCCGATGCGGTCACCTGCACGCATTGCATTTTCCGCTGGACATATGTGGCAGGTAAGTGGCGGGGGGGGTGGTCGTTGGCTACGTTGGTGCGATGACTAATCGGTGGTTTACGACGGCAGGAAACAACTGGGGCTACTGTGACGACGGAACGGGCAAACTTGGCTGCGGACCGCAGGAAACGTTCAAAACCTGTTCCGACATAAGGATAGCCGCGCCTCAGGATGTTATTCCTAGCTTCGCTTACTGCACTAAAGCTGTTTAGTTGAGTCGAATCTACAAACCTAAGTCCTCCTGTTCACTTACTGTACTATATTAAGCAAATAAAGATAATATAAATCTCTAGTTCGCGAGTATTCTGTGATATTGGCCAGTTGCTGCAACGCTTCCCTCGTTACTCACGAAATTCACTCCTTTATTCTAGGCGTTTAAATACACAACTTCCAGTTCTTCCCATTTGCGCGGGGAAACTTACAAATATACACGACATGCAGTGGCAACTAGTGTGTGGTTGTACAGTGTTAGCTTTAGGACTAAGGATAGATTGT harbors:
- the LOC118517098 gene encoding uncharacterized protein LOC118517098 is translated as MAGQHSTAFFRWFAALWLGMIATVSGHGMVLDPIARASRWRCNPLALPNYTDNELFCGGFQVQWGTYGGQCGVCGDSYGDPQPRRHELGGMYGQGDIVRQYAQGSVIEARIRLTANHRGYFYFDLCDLSSNGGTEDEACFGRNPLYLVDGSRNWSLPSTATGEYRVSLKLPDAVTCTHCIFRWTYVAGNNWGYCDDGTGKLGCGPQETFKTCSDIRIAAPQDVIPSFAYCTKAV